Genomic segment of Anopheles darlingi chromosome X, idAnoDarlMG_H_01, whole genome shotgun sequence:
CGCCTGCCGCCGAAGGAAATCGTCATGCTCCTGCTGTTCCACCTCCTGGCGCTCGGCCAGCTCGCGCGCTTCCCGTTCCGCCCGCAGCTTCGCCTCGATGCGCTCCCGGTTCTGCTCGTAGTAGCGCTGCACCCACGCCGCCTGCTCGTGTTTCCGCGCCAGCTCGGTACGGATCAGCTGCCGGAAGCGCTTCCGCTCGGCCGGTAGCGCTTCCGCGAACGCACCCGGTAGCGTCACGAGCCGCACGTTGCTGTTCCCGTCGGCCACCGCCAGCTGGTGCCGgtcaccggtaccaccggccCGGTACGGTGGATGCTGCGTGATGATCGACAACACGTTCGCGCCGAGATTCAGCGCTACGCATGCCGTCGATGTACGAACTGACAGTCAGTCCAGACAGACAGGGAAAGCAACAGAGCGtgttggagagagagaaagagagagaaagtgagagagataaagagagagagagagagagagagagagagagagagagagagagagagagagagagaaagtgagagagagataaaaggagaaaaggagtaaaagaagaaaagatagGGCTCTAACGAATTGCATAATTTAAGGGATTTATAATTGGATTTTTAGTTGTTAAAAATAATCGATGAAGCCGATGCCAAACACTTCAGAAAGCGtcgacaaaaaaagggggagggtaGTAAAGCAGAAAGGGAGCTATTACGTACCTGGTACAtcccttccaccctcccctccccccctaacCCCTCCCTATACTTCCAGCAAAAATTGCCAAACAGTTTAATCCCCAAAATTATGCAACTCGGtaacattcgattcgatttgtgtgttttactaaagaaagaaagaaagaaagacagaaaaagagCAAGAAGGGGAGTGTTTCAAAGGCGTTTTTTTCCGTTGGGTCGCATGCCAACGATGGAACGCCGTGTTTAGCCATACTTTGCAGATCCCAGATCTCGAAGTCGCCACTGGCGTGGCCCAGAAAGAAGACGGACGGCCGGTCGAGACTCCAGGCACAGGCGGTGACGGGGGAGGGTTTGCGGCGCCAGAACACCGGCGACTGGCGGGAGTCGGTGGTCCAGAGCGCCAGCACGGTACCGCCGGCCGTCAGCAGGACGTCGTGGAGGAAGGTGCTGCGggcgatggccaccaccggaccgTCGTGGATCGGTGCGAACGGGTCCCGGTCCCGTACCGGCTCCTCGTTGACGGTTGCACCCTGATCGAACTCGTAGCCGTCCCATTTGCCCCAGAACAGCCCACCGAGGGCGGTGCCAGCGATGAAGGACTGACGGCAGACACCAGGCAcctccgccgtcgccgttacCGTCATTGGTGGTCCTgacgctgtcgctgtcgccgccgctgccgccaccaccattccgagCCCCGGTCCcgtcccggttccggtgcccGGCAGCGCATCGTCGAACGCCAGCTCGACGATCGGCTGCTCGCACCGGATCCGGTACGTCGGGTGGAACGTCTGGGTGTGCTGCGGGTGGTTTCCCACCCCTCCGGTCTCCGGCGCTACCTCGGCACCGGCCTTTCTGCCAACCGCCGAGCTGGCCGCGTCCAGATCCCAGAGGCACACCGTACCGTCGAGGGCGGCCGTAAGCAGGAAGCGGGCCGGCAGCCGGTCGTCGCCGGACGGCCGTAGCTGGCCCGTGTTGGTGCAGTGGAAGTTCTGGGGCAACCAGCGGATCACGGTGATCGGTTTGCGTGCGGACCACTCGAGGGCACTGATAGCGGCCGGCTGCACGTGCCACGGTTCGCCCGTTGCACCCGGATCCACTCCGGGTACACCGGTCGGGCCGGATCGGGTACGCCGGCCGGCGGATTTCGGTCCCGCGTTGCCCAGGATGGCCTTGATCTCGCCCCGGTAGGAGCGTTCCCCActacgctggtgctggtgatgctggtgatgctggtgatgatgatgatggtgatgatgatgatgtggcggatgatgatgatgaggagggtTAGCGTTGTGTGAggccggtttgctgctgctgctgctactgctgctactgctgcctacACTAACCGGTCCCAGGTGCTCCAGTTCGCCATCGGTTAGCTGCCAGAGCGTGAGCTGACCGCTGGACAAAccacccaccagcagccgccCATCGTACGGGCAGAACGAGAGTGCGGTCACTTCGCGCGGCGACTCAAGCCACAGCTTGGGCACGAGCGACTCCTCCACGTTCCACGCCAGCACCGGACACTTCTCGAACACCAGCCGATTGACCGGATCCTTGCGGCCTCCCGTGCCAGCGCTGGCCGCGACACTAGCGGTACTGGCCGCGATCTGCTGCACGTAGGAGGCGACGAACGTACCGGGTAGGGTCGGGTGCCACTCGATGGCCGCCACCTGCCGGTTGGCGCAGGTCGCCCGATCCATAAAGCACATCGTCTCCTCGACCACGGGCGTCTCGTACTTCGGTATCGCCTTGTGGCGCGAAATGATCGGATAGTCGTTCCGGTACATGTCGATCTGGTTGAACTCGAGCGTTTTCAGCAGCTGCTCCACGTGACCGCTGCCACGTAACGCATCGGGCAGCTCCAtcgccattgtcgtcgtcgtcgtggccgtcgtagCCGTCGTGACAGTTCCTCCATCGGGTGGAGCGTACGGTAGCGCTGCTACCGCTGATACCGGTGGCGGCTCGCTGCTCAGCTCGTACAGATACTGGGACCAGGCGTTGGTCGGAAAGGTCGGAtcggtttgctggtgctggtgcatctTTTGCGGGCGCAGCTGCACACCAAAGTCGACCGATTTGCGCACGATGTTTTGGAAGACCGTTCGCGGCACTAGCTCGACGTAACCGTCCCGGGCGTCCGCTACCAACCGCATGCCGAACCGGTACGATCGACCGTTCCGTTGCACCGCGAAGATGCTCTGCGACTCGACGTTCACCACGTTGGTCCGCCGGAGCGGTATGTAGCATTCGACTTCGCGCTCGCTACCGCGCGATACCCAGCGGCGGGCACGCTTCCGCATGGCGGCAGCCGCCCGCAGCCGCTCGGTCAGCTCGAGCCGCCGGATTAGCTCGCGGGCATCCCGCATCTCCGCCGCGTCCGTGAACACCGCGAAcaggtcgtcatcgtcggtgccCTGCTCTGGCAGGTAGCCGACCAGCACCAACCGGCCCGGTTCCAGCTCTTTCAGCCGGTCCTTCAGCTGCCGTTGCACCTTCGTCTTGCCCGGCAGATGGtcctccagcagctccttctTGATCTCGCGCCACGGATGCTCCACGCTTACGCTCGAACCCACCTCCATGCCGAGCTCGGCCTGCAAATCGGGACTGCGGGGAAATAGGCGAGGGTGTCAAAAGCTGCCGGGTGGGGGCGTATCTCCAGGCGCTACCCATATACCTGATCACCAGCCGGGAGCACTTGGGGAAGCTGGCTAGCTTCTGGCGGGCATCCTTTTCCTCGAAATTGAATATCAAAGccacctcctcgtcctccgagCAGTCGAAGCTGGTTTTGGCTGTCGCCGCCAGATCGCCGCCCCGTTCGGATGCCTTCGCATCCGAGCTGCTGACACCGGCCTTTAGCTGGGCCATCACTGTTCACCactgcaccgagcagcagcagcagcagcagctgctgcagtggtttttcggtggcaAAAGCGTAGCAAGACTGTTGGTCCTCTCGCACCAGCCAGAATGCCCTGAATGGCGCCCttgtttgtttcggtttctaTGGTAAAACCGAATCGTAAGCTGCACCCGTGCGGTCATCCTTTTGTGAAAGTAGTGGTGTTTCCGCGAGGTTTGTTCGACACGCGATCACACCACGATAAATATAAGGTATAGTGTAGCAAAATCAACACATTGTTCTAGCTTCGACGGCTCTATGCGGCTCGTCGTCCGTTCTTTAAAACTTTTCTACCAATAAATTGGTGAGGTAGAAATCTGATTGGTGAAATCTGAAAGACCGAATATTGATTTCATATTGGTTTTGTAGTATCCGTTTTTCTCCGGAATACCGGTGTTCTTCCGAGAGTAAGCGAGCGAAATGTGCGTAGACGTAGCGTGGCGGATGTACAAAGGGATGGCACTTTTCACCGCCTGGTGGCGGGTATGCTAAGCTTAAGAGACCCAGTTGCATATACCTTCTGTTAATGGGGTCGTTTCGTTAAGCACGGtgtcatttgcataattttaggGGTTTAgtatatttaaaacaaaagcgGTTAAATAGCTCATCGAATGTGCCGGAAACTTAAACACAATATGAAATCGATGCATCATGCGCAGAAGCTATCCAATCgacaatgaaaatgtaatggcctCGTACCCTTTATTTTTCTTTGATATCTCGATAGCCTCCAGATGATTCCATCGTGAGAAAGAGTGGTTCTGAAATTGTTTTGGCGACGGGTCGGTTAAGCGTTAacagacccggttgcatataCCTTCAGGCAATGGGGTGCCCAGTGggtttttggctctctctctctcctccaaAACTGTTGCCTGGGGCCGgagccaaggtactttaaaaagacaggtagctttatccagaacaaatccccgatcgtattttagaaaaaacttcagagtttgacattcacgggatggtgggatgtttacttcgggaacgctcttttcggagctgttttcgcttttccgtggtattacgacagttaaaattcacgaaaagtggcaggaaagttgaagtttatgcaaatattcccaaaattctttcaatagtttcaatatggtatcggtccgtaggtcttgccacccggcctagaacaagagctagctagcgttcctggaccgtgctcactcgctgtaaaacacaactcggtcgctcgaatgatcttaaatcgagag
This window contains:
- the LOC125959044 gene encoding dynein axonemal intermediate chain 3, encoding MAQLKAGVSSSDAKASERGGDLAATAKTSFDCSEDEEVALIFNFEEKDARQKLASFPKCSRLVISPDLQAELGMEVGSSVSVEHPWREIKKELLEDHLPGKTKVQRQLKDRLKELEPGRLVLVGYLPEQGTDDDDLFAVFTDAAEMRDARELIRRLELTERLRAAAAMRKRARRWVSRGSEREVECYIPLRRTNVVNVESQSIFAVQRNGRSYRFGMRLVADARDGYVELVPRTVFQNIVRKSVDFGVQLRPQKMHQHQQTDPTFPTNAWSQYLYELSSEPPPVSAVAALPYAPPDGGTVTTATTATTTTTMAMELPDALRGSGHVEQLLKTLEFNQIDMYRNDYPIISRHKAIPKYETPVVEETMCFMDRATCANRQVAAIEWHPTLPGTFVASYVQQIAASTASVAASAGTGGRKDPVNRLVFEKCPVLAWNVEESLVPKLWLESPREVTALSFCPYDGRLLVGGLSSGQLTLWQLTDGELEHLGPHHQHQRSGERSYRGEIKAILGNAGPKSAGRRTRSGPTGVPGVDPGATGEPWHVQPAAISALEWSARKPITVIRWLPQNFHCTNTGQLRPSGDDRLPARFLLTAALDGTVCLWDLDAASSAVGRKAGAEVAPETGGVGNHPQHTQTFHPTYRIRCEQPIVELAFDDALPATASGPPMTVTATAEVPGVCRQSFIAGTALGGLFWGKWDGYEFDQGATVNEEPVRDRDPFAPIHDGPVVAIARSTFLHDVLLTAGGTVLALWTTDSRQSPVFWRRKPSPVTACAWSLDRPSVFFLGHASGDFEIWDLQIRTSTACVALNLGANVLSIITQHPPYRAGGTGDRHQLAVADGNSNVRLVTLPGAFAEALPAERKRFRQLIRTELARKHEQAAWVQRYYEQNRERIEAKLRAEREARELAERQEVEQQEHDDFLRRQAIEEAKKKAVRDATKRMDLGRRLEGRYRARYYRALIRTMMVRRHLSPDLLAKQMQPEHERRRYDVLKRAAIADSVAASPGDYRRVQGTLALAHWQPPLPAVSAHPPATLPEPGRTADELGDYPRVSWEASEVLRNFRLPLELDSFANIVVKGSARRELVLAEVNGNRDHLQAFLQKRAQRRADAGGGGGETDFGGARGGGAHHPGGTDTESTVTNGSPDGGRPPGVKAGPAVGLQRARSVTFIDDVPIGTAAGQPLATTTTTTTTTTTTSESSNPAGEPQRQ